The genomic region GCATTGCGAGAGCAGTTATTAAGCCAGGCGAAGGAAGAGTGTGGATAAACGGTGTACCATTAGAGATATGGCCAATAGAGCTTGCCCGACTAAAAATGTATGAACCCCTAGTCATAGCTGGAGATCTATGGAAACGAGTAGATATATACGTAAATGTTAGAGGCGGTGGTGTAATGAGTCAAGCAGATGCTGTTAGAATGGCTATTGCTAGAGGATTACTAGAATATGCTGACAACAATCCTGAACTAAGAAAGATCTTCACCGAATACGATAGATACATGCTAAGCGGAGACCCGAGAAGAACAGAGCCTGAGAAATGGGGCAGATATAGTGCTAGGAGGAGATGGCAGAAAAGCTATAGGTAAAAACGAGGTGTTTTTATAAAAATGATGTTTCCAGTTAGATGTTTCACATGTGGTGCACCCATAGGTCATTTATGGGAAGAATTTAAGAAAAGAGTTGAAGCAGGAGAAGACCCGGGTAAAGTTCTAGATGATTTAGGTGTTAAAAGATATTGTTGTCGAAGAATGTTTCTCTCACATATTGAAATATCTTATGAAATCTTAAACTTCCCCAAAGTATCATGACTTAGTTAAGAGGTGAATTAATATGGCTCAAGAACAACCAAAAAATAATGAAAAATCCGCGGAGAAAACCCAGACAAAACCAGTCATAGAATTATTGATCCCACTAGAAAAATATTTGGCGGCAGGAGTTCATATAGGAACACATATATGTACAAAGTTCATGGAGCCGTTTGTTTACCGTGTTAGAAATGATGGACTCTACATTTTAGATGTTAGAAAAATCGATGAAAGAATAAGAATAGCAGCAAAGTTCCTATCAAGATATGAGCCATCAAAAATTGCTGCTGTGTCGGTTAGAACATATGGGCAAAAACCTGTTGTTAAGTTCTGCAACTATGTAGGATGCAAACCTTTCACAGGTAGATTTATGCCTGGAACCTTTACAAATCCAAGCCTTAAATGGTATTTTGAACCAGACATAGTATTATTAACAGATCCACGTGCTGACTCCCAAGCATTGAAGGAAGCAGCAGAAATAGGTATACCTATTGTTTCACTAGCTGATACAGATAATAGAACAGAGTATATAGACCTAATTATTCCAGCAAACAATAAGGGTCGAAAAAGCTTAGCACTAATATATTGGTTATTAGCAAGACAAATACTTAGGGAGAGAGGATTATTACCGCCAGACGGCGACTTGCCCGAGCCTCCCTCAGAATTCGAAGTAAAGTTTAAGAGGTGAAAAAATATTTGGAGCAAAAATCACATGTAAGACTTCCCGTTGTAGCTGGATATTTTTATCCAAGCGAACCAGAAAAACTACGTGAATTAATCGAGCATTCCTTTAAGCACCCGCTTGGTCCCGGAGAATTACCTCAAGTATCAAGCACCCGTCGCAAAGACGCTTTAGGATACGTAGCTCCGCATGCAGGTTATATTTATAGCGGGCCTATAGCTGCTCATGTCTACTATAACTTGGCTCTTGATGGTAAACCTGAAACCATAATTATTATTGGGACAAATCATACAGGTTTAGGCTCGCTTGTATCAGTGTATCCTGCAGGAAAATGGATTACTCCTCTAGGAGAACTAGAAGTTGATGCTGAACTAGCTAGAGATATAGTTAGCAACAGTGATCTCGCCGAACTCGATACATATGCACATGTCGAAGAGCATTCAGTAGAGGTTCAATTACCATTTATACAGTATTTGTTCGGCAATAATGTTAAAATAGTACCAATAGTTCTAGGCTTACACACACCTGATGTAGCCAGGGATCTCTCTAAAGCAATATATGAATCCTTACAGACCATGGGAAGAGACACTATAATAATTGCTAGTAGCGACTTTAACCATTATGACCCGCACGATATAACGGTTGCTAAAGACAAGAAAGCACTAGATCGCATACTTGCACTTGACACAGACGGTTTGTATAAGGTTATACTAGAGGAACCTGTAACCATATGTGGTCCTGGAGGAATAATGACACTGATCGAACTAGTAAAACTATATGGTAAAGGAGAAGCTAAATTATTAAAGTATGCAACCAGCGGGGATGTTTCAGGAGATAAATCAGCTGTTGTAGGATATGCTGCAATAAGGTTTTTAATCAAATAATATATGTGCAATACATTATTATCGTAGTAAGAAGTATTGTTTTTAAAGAAATACAATATTTGTTCTTAACCAATCGTACGGTGCCTTAAATGGATGAGAATATAGGTGAAAGAAAACTAGAACACATAGATATTATTTTAAAAGAAAACATTGACTTCCCTGATCATTGCTCGAAAATATATGATTCCATAATGCTTATTCACCAAGCTTTTCCAAAAATAAATCTGGAAGAAGTGGATCTTAGGATAGATTTTCTAGGCTATACTATTAA from Staphylothermus marinus F1 harbors:
- a CDS encoding 30S ribosomal protein S9 — protein: MSVKGKIVIATGKRKTSIARAVIKPGEGRVWINGVPLEIWPIELARLKMYEPLVIAGDLWKRVDIYVNVRGGGVMSQADAVRMAIARGLLEYADNNPELRKIFTEYDRYMLSGDPRRTEPEKWGRYSARRRWQKSYR
- the amrB gene encoding AmmeMemoRadiSam system protein B: MEQKSHVRLPVVAGYFYPSEPEKLRELIEHSFKHPLGPGELPQVSSTRRKDALGYVAPHAGYIYSGPIAAHVYYNLALDGKPETIIIIGTNHTGLGSLVSVYPAGKWITPLGELEVDAELARDIVSNSDLAELDTYAHVEEHSVEVQLPFIQYLFGNNVKIVPIVLGLHTPDVARDLSKAIYESLQTMGRDTIIIASSDFNHYDPHDITVAKDKKALDRILALDTDGLYKVILEEPVTICGPGGIMTLIELVKLYGKGEAKLLKYATSGDVSGDKSAVVGYAAIRFLIK
- a CDS encoding DNA-directed RNA polymerase subunit N, whose protein sequence is MMFPVRCFTCGAPIGHLWEEFKKRVEAGEDPGKVLDDLGVKRYCCRRMFLSHIEISYEILNFPKVS
- the rpsB gene encoding 30S ribosomal protein S2 translates to MAQEQPKNNEKSAEKTQTKPVIELLIPLEKYLAAGVHIGTHICTKFMEPFVYRVRNDGLYILDVRKIDERIRIAAKFLSRYEPSKIAAVSVRTYGQKPVVKFCNYVGCKPFTGRFMPGTFTNPSLKWYFEPDIVLLTDPRADSQALKEAAEIGIPIVSLADTDNRTEYIDLIIPANNKGRKSLALIYWLLARQILRERGLLPPDGDLPEPPSEFEVKFKR